One genomic segment of Trichoplusia ni isolate ovarian cell line Hi5 chromosome 5, tn1, whole genome shotgun sequence includes these proteins:
- the LOC113493995 gene encoding peptide transporter family 1-like isoform X1 has protein sequence MELEDVVEDWNLLGNRKKYKNLPYPKAVGFIVTNEFCERFSYYGMRTILSLYLRGKLGYTDNGATVIYHIFSMFAYFFPLLGAMIADGWLGRYRTILYLSLVYASGSSLISISAMPQLNLPTMQLTILALLLIAFGTGGIKPCVSAFGGDQFRLPEQERYLGYFFSMFYFAINAGSLISTFLTPILRADVHCFGSNDCYPLAFGVPGILMVSSIVVFVAGKRLYIIKKPAGNVLGRVATCIGYATVKSFKSKDKREHWMDRADDKYDKNLIEDVKSLLRVLVLFIPLPLFWALFDQQGSRWTFQADRMKQDIGSWTLKADQMQVLNPLLILLFIPLFEVAIYPFLTWCKLIRKPLHKMIWGGMLAAFAFIISGIVELSLLPSYGTPVAEGFAQLRVYNGFNCKFTLSTANLNALDVNATVNVEIGPLSAYEKLDIIADRVVETPYYLQGESNTQCADIAYSGYFNLKEKTANSFFISKKGINNFTDNNDKAIGGVNVRFLTNVNDVVHIRIEDKKNRDVLSIRSNNSTQMKIPKGVTNVYIDGNVVLKDFHFKSGACYTINVYEDVLGTYTANAVMITPANSVHILWLVPQYVVMTMGEVMFSVTGLEFSFTQAPVSMKSVLQSVWLLTVAFGNLIVVLIVEGNFLDAQWKEFFLFAGLMIIDMLIFTMMAFRYQYRNLDSSDENLTAAEMKQPEKAPPSPALTQGPTQGSAQGPTQGSAQGSTQGSTQAPTQAAEQTSSNKN, from the exons AATTTGCCTTATCCCAAGGCAGTGGGATTCATAGTCACAAACGAGTTCTGCGAAAGATTCTCCTACTATGGCATGCGAA CAATCTTGTCGCTGTACCTGCGCGGTAAGCTGGGCTACACTGACAATGGAGCGACAGTCATCTACCACATATTCTCTATGTTCGCATACTTCTTTCCCCTACTTGGTGCTATGATTGCGGATGGGTGGCTTGGGAgatatag aacTATTCTGTACCTTTCATTGGTATACGCATCAGGAAGTTCTCTGATATCAATCAGTGCTATGCCGCAACTCAACTTGCCAACCAT GCAGCTCACCATCCTGGCTCTCCTGCTCATAGCATTCGGGACGGGCGGGATCAAGCCTTGTGTCTCCGCCTTCGGTGGCGACCAGTTCCGGTTGCCCGAGCAAGAGAGATATCTAGGCTATTTCTTCTCCATGTTCTACTTTGCCATCAACGCTGGCAGTCTCATTTCGACCTTCTTGACACCGATCTTGAGGGCCGATGTGCATTGCTTTGGAAGTAATGACTGCTATCCTTTGGCGTTTGGAGTTCCAGGGATATTGATGGTTTCCTCCATTG tggTGTTCGTTGCCGGTAAAAGGCTGTATATTATAAAGAAGCCAGCTGGAAACGTGCTCGGCAGAGTTGCCACTTGCATTGGC TACGCAACAGTAAAATCGTTCAAGAGTAAAGACAAACGCGAGCACTGGATGGATCGCGCCGATGACAAGTACGACAAGAACCTCATTGAAGACGTGAAGTCCCTGCTCCGAGTGCTCGTGCTCTTCATACCTCTGCCGCTGTTCTGGGCTCTGTTTGACCAACAG ggATCGAGATGGACTTTCCAGGCTGACAGGATGAAACAAGACATCGGATCATGGACTTTGAAAGCTGATCAAATGCAAGTGCTCAACCCCCTGCTGATTCTCTTGTTTATACCTCTATTTGAAGTG gcAATTTACCCGTTCCTCACTTGGTGCAAGCTTATTAGGAAGCCTCTACACAAAATGATTTGGGGTGGAATGCTAGCTGCGTTTGCCTTCATCATTTCAGGAATAGTAGAGCTTAGTTTATtg CCATCTTACGGCACACCAGTGGCTGAAGGGTTCGCTCAGCTAAGAGTTTACAACGGCTTTAACTGCAAATTCACCTTAAGTACAGCAAACTTGAACGCACTTGACGTAAACGCGACTGTCAACGTGGAAATAGGTCCACTGTCAGCTTACGAGAAACTCGATATCATCGCTGACCGAGTCGTCGAGACCCCGTACTACTTACAAGGAGAGTCCAATACTCAATGCGCCGATATAGCATACAGTGGCTACTTCAACTTAAAGGAGAAAACTGCAAACTCTTTCTTTATCAGCAAAAAGGGAATCAATAATTTCACAGATAATAATGATAAGGCTATTGGTGGTGTTAATGTTAG atTTTTAACTAATGTAAATGACGTTGTTCATATAAGAATAGAAGACAAGAAGAACAGAGATGTGTTAAGCATTCGTAGCAATAATTCTACTCAAATGAAAATCCCAAAAGGAGTGACCAATGTCTACATTGATGGAAATGTGGTATTAAAGGACTTCCATTTTAAATCTGGAGCGTGTTATACGATAAATGTGTATGAAGATGTACTTGGAACCTAC ACTGCCAACGCGGTAATGATCACGCCCGCCAACAGCGTTCACATTCTGTGGCTGGTCCCGCAGTACGTCGTAATGACGATGGGAGAGGTCATGTTCTCCGTCACTGGTCTGGAGTTCTCGTTCACTCAGGCCCCCGTCAGTATGAAATCAGTATTACAGTCGGTGTGGCTGCTCACCGTAGCATTCGGTAACCTGATTGTCGTGCTCATCGTGGAAGGAAACTTTTTGGATGCCCAG TGGAAGGAGTTCTTCTTGTTCGCGGGTCTCATGATAATCGACATGCTGATCTTCACAATGATGGCCTTCAGATACCAATACCGCAACCTGGACTCCAGCGATGAGAACCTCACCGCCGCTGAAATGAAACAACCGGAGAAGGCGCCACCATCACCGGCCTTAACACAGGGTCCAACACAAGGCTCCGCACAAGGTCCAACACAAGGCTCCGCACAGGGTTCAACACAGGGCTCCACACAGGCCCCTACACAGGCAGCAGAACAGACATCgtcaaacaaaaattaa
- the LOC113493995 gene encoding peptide transporter family 1-like isoform X2 yields MEAKPRNLPYPKAVGFIVTNEFCERFSYYGMRTILSLYLRGKLGYTDNGATVIYHIFSMFAYFFPLLGAMIADGWLGRYRTILYLSLVYASGSSLISISAMPQLNLPTMQLTILALLLIAFGTGGIKPCVSAFGGDQFRLPEQERYLGYFFSMFYFAINAGSLISTFLTPILRADVHCFGSNDCYPLAFGVPGILMVSSIVVFVAGKRLYIIKKPAGNVLGRVATCIGYATVKSFKSKDKREHWMDRADDKYDKNLIEDVKSLLRVLVLFIPLPLFWALFDQQGSRWTFQADRMKQDIGSWTLKADQMQVLNPLLILLFIPLFEVAIYPFLTWCKLIRKPLHKMIWGGMLAAFAFIISGIVELSLLPSYGTPVAEGFAQLRVYNGFNCKFTLSTANLNALDVNATVNVEIGPLSAYEKLDIIADRVVETPYYLQGESNTQCADIAYSGYFNLKEKTANSFFISKKGINNFTDNNDKAIGGVNVRFLTNVNDVVHIRIEDKKNRDVLSIRSNNSTQMKIPKGVTNVYIDGNVVLKDFHFKSGACYTINVYEDVLGTYTANAVMITPANSVHILWLVPQYVVMTMGEVMFSVTGLEFSFTQAPVSMKSVLQSVWLLTVAFGNLIVVLIVEGNFLDAQWKEFFLFAGLMIIDMLIFTMMAFRYQYRNLDSSDENLTAAEMKQPEKAPPSPALTQGPTQGSAQGPTQGSAQGSTQGSTQAPTQAAEQTSSNKN; encoded by the exons AATTTGCCTTATCCCAAGGCAGTGGGATTCATAGTCACAAACGAGTTCTGCGAAAGATTCTCCTACTATGGCATGCGAA CAATCTTGTCGCTGTACCTGCGCGGTAAGCTGGGCTACACTGACAATGGAGCGACAGTCATCTACCACATATTCTCTATGTTCGCATACTTCTTTCCCCTACTTGGTGCTATGATTGCGGATGGGTGGCTTGGGAgatatag aacTATTCTGTACCTTTCATTGGTATACGCATCAGGAAGTTCTCTGATATCAATCAGTGCTATGCCGCAACTCAACTTGCCAACCAT GCAGCTCACCATCCTGGCTCTCCTGCTCATAGCATTCGGGACGGGCGGGATCAAGCCTTGTGTCTCCGCCTTCGGTGGCGACCAGTTCCGGTTGCCCGAGCAAGAGAGATATCTAGGCTATTTCTTCTCCATGTTCTACTTTGCCATCAACGCTGGCAGTCTCATTTCGACCTTCTTGACACCGATCTTGAGGGCCGATGTGCATTGCTTTGGAAGTAATGACTGCTATCCTTTGGCGTTTGGAGTTCCAGGGATATTGATGGTTTCCTCCATTG tggTGTTCGTTGCCGGTAAAAGGCTGTATATTATAAAGAAGCCAGCTGGAAACGTGCTCGGCAGAGTTGCCACTTGCATTGGC TACGCAACAGTAAAATCGTTCAAGAGTAAAGACAAACGCGAGCACTGGATGGATCGCGCCGATGACAAGTACGACAAGAACCTCATTGAAGACGTGAAGTCCCTGCTCCGAGTGCTCGTGCTCTTCATACCTCTGCCGCTGTTCTGGGCTCTGTTTGACCAACAG ggATCGAGATGGACTTTCCAGGCTGACAGGATGAAACAAGACATCGGATCATGGACTTTGAAAGCTGATCAAATGCAAGTGCTCAACCCCCTGCTGATTCTCTTGTTTATACCTCTATTTGAAGTG gcAATTTACCCGTTCCTCACTTGGTGCAAGCTTATTAGGAAGCCTCTACACAAAATGATTTGGGGTGGAATGCTAGCTGCGTTTGCCTTCATCATTTCAGGAATAGTAGAGCTTAGTTTATtg CCATCTTACGGCACACCAGTGGCTGAAGGGTTCGCTCAGCTAAGAGTTTACAACGGCTTTAACTGCAAATTCACCTTAAGTACAGCAAACTTGAACGCACTTGACGTAAACGCGACTGTCAACGTGGAAATAGGTCCACTGTCAGCTTACGAGAAACTCGATATCATCGCTGACCGAGTCGTCGAGACCCCGTACTACTTACAAGGAGAGTCCAATACTCAATGCGCCGATATAGCATACAGTGGCTACTTCAACTTAAAGGAGAAAACTGCAAACTCTTTCTTTATCAGCAAAAAGGGAATCAATAATTTCACAGATAATAATGATAAGGCTATTGGTGGTGTTAATGTTAG atTTTTAACTAATGTAAATGACGTTGTTCATATAAGAATAGAAGACAAGAAGAACAGAGATGTGTTAAGCATTCGTAGCAATAATTCTACTCAAATGAAAATCCCAAAAGGAGTGACCAATGTCTACATTGATGGAAATGTGGTATTAAAGGACTTCCATTTTAAATCTGGAGCGTGTTATACGATAAATGTGTATGAAGATGTACTTGGAACCTAC ACTGCCAACGCGGTAATGATCACGCCCGCCAACAGCGTTCACATTCTGTGGCTGGTCCCGCAGTACGTCGTAATGACGATGGGAGAGGTCATGTTCTCCGTCACTGGTCTGGAGTTCTCGTTCACTCAGGCCCCCGTCAGTATGAAATCAGTATTACAGTCGGTGTGGCTGCTCACCGTAGCATTCGGTAACCTGATTGTCGTGCTCATCGTGGAAGGAAACTTTTTGGATGCCCAG TGGAAGGAGTTCTTCTTGTTCGCGGGTCTCATGATAATCGACATGCTGATCTTCACAATGATGGCCTTCAGATACCAATACCGCAACCTGGACTCCAGCGATGAGAACCTCACCGCCGCTGAAATGAAACAACCGGAGAAGGCGCCACCATCACCGGCCTTAACACAGGGTCCAACACAAGGCTCCGCACAAGGTCCAACACAAGGCTCCGCACAGGGTTCAACACAGGGCTCCACACAGGCCCCTACACAGGCAGCAGAACAGACATCgtcaaacaaaaattaa
- the LOC113493996 gene encoding venom carboxylesterase-6-like, with protein sequence MYRETYVLVVLLAWIESQKIEVTVKQGKILGSREATVFNKRLYFIFYRVPYAQLPTEELRFKDPVPHKKWPRTVDGRIQFHGTCAQAHIVHKDGLFGVEDCLYLNIFTPEIPKSEDAKLKPVIVWLHGYAFTSSFSHLHGADFLIDNDIVLVTVTHRIGVFGFIKLNDTDSHANMGLKDIVMALKWIRTNIKHFGGNKKNIVLMGNNSAATFITLLMMTDASKLFSKVILQSGAIYSASMFQSNFTLERRRLKRDLKKKGLKLSKATTKELVDASRNIYSRSEIENFQRPIVPFTPVIEPESKSALLTRAPTDFYNAMKSKKFNKPVLIGFNTQESISEAIPFIHNPSFLKPLSKLFKFMVPFQDGCWYNSSSQKYKHISNKIKNTYFKTGISEKSLDNFLRYTSDLIKYPIIKFIRTYLKVGKGNIFTYKFDYRGTLNAVKATSLGESNTKVKGVASGDEICYVLKCEALWENYVKMTRFEVNTDKTFIKNMADLWSNFAKYGNPTPKSYVGNVTWPSMKLEGDNVLLMRKMYKMIDFKVENSVFAFWNRIYETFYDKSLCKVKEKKRDEL encoded by the coding sequence ATGTATCGAGAAACGTACGTGTTAGTGGTGTTGTTGGCGTGGATTGAAAGTCAAAAGATTGAAGTTACAGTCAAACAAGGAAAAATCTTAGGTAGCAGGGAAGCTACAGTGTTTAACAAAAGACTGTACTTTATATTCTATCGAGTTCCTTACGCTCAACTTCCTACTGAAGAACTTAGATTTAAGGACCCTGTGCCACACAAAAAATGGCCTCGAACCGTGGATGGGAGGATTCAATTCCACGGGACCTGCGCTCAAGCTCACATCGTTCACAAAGATGGACTGTTCGGAGTTGAAGACTGTCTTTACCTCAACATTTTCACCCCTGAGATTCCAAAATCAGAAGACGCCAAACTGAAACCTGTTATAGTCTGGCTTCACGGATATGCATTCACATCAAGTTTTAGTCACCTGCACGGAGCTGATTTCCTTATAGATAATGACATCGTGTTAGTTACTGTAACACATCGGATCGGAGTATTTGGATTCATTAAACTGAACGACACCGACTCTCACGCTAATATGGGACTGAAAGATATAGTCATGGCTTTGAAATGGATAAGAACGAATATAAAACACTTTGGTGGCAATAAAAAGAACATAGTACTTATGGGAAACAACTCCGCGGCAACTTTTATAACACTCCTAATGATGACAGATGCAAgcaaattgttttcaaaagttattttacaaAGTGGTGCAATATATTCTGCTTCTATGTTTCAAAGTAACTTCACCTTAGAGAGACGGCGATTGAAACGTGATCTTAAAAAGAAGGGATTGAAATTGAGCAAAGCTACAACTAAAGAGCTCGTCGATGCTTCGAGAAACATTTATTCACGATCAGAAATTGAAAACTTTCAAAGACCGATCGTGCCTTTTACGCCTGTAATTGAACCAGAATCGAAATCAGCGCTACTAACGCGAGCTCCTACAGATTTTTATAATGCAATGAAaagcaaaaagtttaataagCCAGTTTTAATAGGGTTTAACACACAGGAAAGCATATCGGAAGCTATCCCGTTTATTCACAACCCGAGTTTCCTTAAACCACTGTCTAAGTTGTTTAAGTTCATGGTGCCATTTCAAGATGGATGCTGGTACAATAGTTCGTCGCAAAAGTATAAACATAtatccaataaaattaaaaacacatattttaaaaccgGTATTTCGGAAAAGTCTTTGGATAATTTCTTGAGATACACATCGGACCTAATAAAATATCCTATCATTAAATTTATACGAACTTATTTAAAAGTAGGAAAAGGGAACATATTTACGTACAAATTCGATTATAGGGGAACTCTAAACGCCGTCAAAGCGACTTCACTCGGCGAATCAAATACTAAAGTGAAGGGTGTCGCATCTGGAGATGAAATATGTTACGTGCTAAAATGTGAGGCGCTTTGGGAAAACTACGTGAAAATGACTCGATTCGAAGTCAACACCGacaaaacatttatcaaaaacatgGCGGACTTGTGGTCTAATTTTGCCAAATATGGAAACCCGACTCCTAAATCGTATGTTGGAAATGTAACATGGCCTTCCATGAAATTAGAAGGTGATAATGTACTGCTCATGAGAAAGATGTACAAAATGATAGATTTTAAAGTTGAGAATTCAGTGTTCGCGTTCTGGAACCGTATATACGAAACATTTTACGACAAATCTCTTTGTAAAGTAAAGGAGAAGAAGCGTGATGAATTGTAA